In the Cytophagia bacterium CHB2 genome, TGTTGCCGCGCGCTCAGCCGCCGGCCACCGAAGGCACGATGCTTATCTCGGCATTCTCGCGCACCGGCGTGGCCTCGTTTTGCAAGTGGCGAATTTCTTCATCGCCGACAAACACATTGACAAATTTTCGAAGCTGGCCTTGTTCGTTGAGCAGATGGCGCTGCAACTCCGGAAAACGCGCCGTGAGCTGGGTGAAAACTTCTCCCACCGTGCTGCCTGGAATTTCCACGCGCGCTTGCTGCTGTGTGAACGCGCGTAAAGCGGAAGGGATGATGACATATGCCATGATTATTTTCCTCAATTGATATGATTCTGTAGAGATTTTTGCAACAACTAAAAAGCATCATTCAAATACATTGCGCCAGAAGGCGCGCAAAGCTGCAATAAAGTTCTGAAAGTGTTTCGTGCACAAAGCGGTTATTGCCGCGCCAGATCGTGTTTGGCGATATCCAACCGCACGCGGCAGAACTCGCCCGGCTCGCCGCGCAATTGCCACAGGCTGGCATCAATAAATTTGCCGGCGGATACGGCCAAAATCAACCACAGTCCGCGATCGCCGCGATCACGCGCCAACTTCAAATCCGTCGGCGACGGGCCTTGGCGGGCATTGGGATGCGAATGATAATGCCCCACGATTTCCCAGCCGAAGTTATCGGCTTCGCGATAAACGCGCAATTGTTCGCGCGGGTCAAATTCGAAGCCTTGATTCGGATTCGCGCTGGCGTTGCGCAGCGC is a window encoding:
- a CDS encoding M67 family metallopeptidase, with protein sequence MNADRAWLSAEHLDAIMQEAEAAFPAECCGLLLGMRGEAGWHIATPRALRNASANPNQGFEFDPREQLRVYREADNFGWEIVGHYHSHPNARQGPSPTDLKLARDRGDRGLWLILAVSAGKFIDASLWQLRGEPGEFCRVRLDIAKHDLARQ